Proteins from a single region of Amycolatopsis sp. CA-230715:
- a CDS encoding Fur family transcriptional regulator has protein sequence MSSTPDFESMLRGAALRVTRPRVAVLSAVHEHSHADTDSIIGVVRRALGEVSHQAVYDVLRALTAAGLLRRIQPPGSVARYEARVGDNHHHVVCRSCGAIEDVDCAVGPAPCLTASDDHGFTIDEAEVVFWGLCPGCTTTALTS, from the coding sequence GTGTCGTCGACTCCGGACTTCGAGAGCATGCTGCGCGGGGCAGCGCTGCGTGTGACGCGTCCGCGAGTGGCAGTGCTGTCCGCGGTGCACGAACATTCGCACGCCGACACGGACTCGATCATCGGGGTGGTCCGCCGCGCGCTCGGCGAGGTGTCCCACCAGGCCGTCTACGACGTGCTGCGCGCGCTGACCGCGGCCGGGCTGCTGAGGCGCATCCAGCCGCCCGGGTCGGTCGCCCGCTACGAAGCACGCGTGGGGGACAACCACCACCACGTGGTGTGCCGGTCGTGCGGCGCGATCGAGGACGTCGACTGCGCCGTCGGTCCGGCACCCTGCTTGACTGCCTCCGATGATCACGGCTTCACCATCGACGAGGCCGAGGTCGTCTTCTGGGGCCTGTGCCCCGGGTGCACCACCACCGCGCTCACATCCTGA
- a CDS encoding DUF5134 domain-containing protein — MIAELGLRWILTAVFVATGAFCGYRCLRHGTPAARVSDVLHVIMCAGMVAMAWPAAMTFARIPQTVLFAAAAAWFAGALILRSGDHDDHRGTAHAHHALMMAGMAWMVFMMPSAMSGMVMSAPEHGGEHAGMAMGDGMTMSGSAPPHVAIVAGILAVLFLVAGTGWLARAIDLGRADHRPDLRTAGLAAEGAMSLGMAVMALAMI, encoded by the coding sequence GTGATCGCCGAGCTCGGGCTGCGCTGGATCCTCACCGCGGTGTTCGTCGCGACGGGCGCGTTCTGCGGTTACCGGTGCCTCCGGCACGGCACCCCGGCTGCCCGGGTCTCCGACGTGCTGCACGTGATTATGTGCGCGGGCATGGTCGCCATGGCGTGGCCCGCCGCGATGACGTTCGCGCGGATTCCGCAGACCGTCCTGTTCGCCGCCGCGGCGGCCTGGTTCGCGGGCGCGCTCATCCTGCGCAGTGGCGACCACGACGATCACCGCGGCACCGCGCACGCGCACCACGCCCTGATGATGGCGGGCATGGCGTGGATGGTGTTCATGATGCCGTCGGCGATGTCGGGCATGGTGATGTCCGCGCCGGAGCACGGCGGGGAGCACGCGGGGATGGCGATGGGCGACGGGATGACGATGAGCGGGAGCGCACCACCGCACGTCGCGATCGTCGCCGGGATCCTCGCCGTGCTGTTCCTGGTGGCGGGCACCGGCTGGCTCGCTCGCGCGATCGACCTCGGCCGCGCCGACCACCGTCCGGACCTGCGCACCGCGGGCCTCGCGGCCGAAGGCGCGATGAGCCTCGGCATGGCCGTCATGGCACTGGCGATGATCTGA
- a CDS encoding PepSY-associated TM helix domain-containing protein: protein MSISEREEAVIGEPVTGWAAVRPLLLRLHFYAGVFAGPFLIIAALTGIAYVYTPQLEQAIYDRELHVPAAPGALPLDRQAELARAVVPDGTMTAVRPAPTATDTTQVVFDRPGLAPSYHHTVFVDPHTGDIRGALETYGSGQALPVRAWLDTLHRNLHLGDFGRLYSELAASWLWVVVLAGLALWLGRRRRARKAAGRGRLLSWHGTVGLWAAAGLLFLSATGLTWSSHAGSTISDLRSGLDWTTPSVSATVPPAAGADVGPQAVREATARAGLTDPVEIKLPTKAGKAYVVQQIQRSWPEKQDSMAVDPATGRVTDTLRFDDYPLAAKLSRWGIDAHMGLLFGLANQIALTVLAAGLIFLVCWGYRMWWHRRPTRGSTRFGRPPLRGAWRRVPGRVLAPVLVATAAIGYFLPVLGVSLLGFVVLDVVLGLRNREVAR from the coding sequence ATGTCGATCAGTGAACGGGAAGAAGCCGTAATCGGAGAGCCGGTGACGGGCTGGGCCGCGGTGCGCCCGTTGCTGCTGCGCCTGCACTTCTACGCGGGGGTGTTCGCCGGGCCGTTCCTGATCATCGCCGCGCTCACCGGCATCGCCTACGTCTACACGCCGCAACTCGAGCAGGCGATCTACGACCGCGAACTGCACGTCCCGGCGGCACCGGGAGCGCTGCCGCTGGACCGGCAGGCGGAGCTGGCGCGGGCGGTGGTCCCGGACGGGACGATGACCGCGGTGCGCCCGGCGCCGACCGCCACCGACACCACGCAGGTCGTCTTCGACCGGCCTGGTCTCGCGCCGAGCTACCACCACACGGTGTTCGTCGACCCGCACACCGGAGACATCCGCGGTGCGCTCGAAACCTACGGCTCCGGCCAGGCGCTGCCGGTGCGCGCGTGGCTCGACACCCTGCACCGCAACCTCCACCTCGGCGATTTTGGCCGCCTGTACAGCGAACTGGCCGCGAGCTGGCTCTGGGTGGTCGTGCTGGCCGGGCTCGCGCTGTGGCTGGGCCGACGGCGGCGGGCGCGGAAAGCGGCCGGGCGGGGGCGGCTGCTGTCGTGGCACGGGACCGTGGGGTTGTGGGCGGCGGCCGGATTATTGTTCCTGTCCGCGACCGGGCTGACGTGGTCGTCGCACGCGGGCTCGACCATCAGCGATCTCCGGTCCGGTTTGGACTGGACGACGCCGTCGGTGTCCGCGACCGTGCCGCCCGCCGCCGGTGCCGACGTCGGGCCGCAGGCCGTGCGGGAGGCGACCGCGCGGGCGGGGCTGACGGACCCGGTCGAGATCAAGCTGCCGACCAAGGCCGGTAAAGCCTATGTGGTGCAACAGATCCAGCGCAGCTGGCCGGAGAAGCAGGACTCGATGGCGGTCGACCCCGCCACCGGGCGGGTCACCGACACGCTGCGGTTCGACGACTACCCGCTCGCCGCGAAACTGAGCCGGTGGGGTATCGACGCGCACATGGGCCTGCTGTTCGGGCTGGCGAACCAGATCGCGCTCACCGTGCTCGCCGCGGGGCTCATCTTCCTGGTGTGCTGGGGATACCGGATGTGGTGGCACCGCCGTCCGACGCGGGGGAGTACCCGGTTCGGGCGGCCACCGCTACGCGGGGCGTGGCGACGGGTGCCGGGGCGGGTGCTGGCACCGGTGCTCGTCGCCACGGCGGCGATCGGCTACTTCCTGCCGGTGCTCGGCGTTTCCCTGCTCGGCTTCGTCGTCCTGGACGTGGTGCTGGGCCTGCGCAACCGTGAGGTGGCGCGGTGA
- a CDS encoding ABC transporter ATP-binding protein, which produces MNALDLTEASAHAGEAVLLDGITLGLRPGRVVAVVGGSGAGKTTLGLAALGQSRPGVRLTGSVRLGGAELLVSSTVDLRRARAGVVGHLPQQPSAVLDPGRRCGSVLTELAALRVRGRAARVAAGRAALDAAGLDAGLWRRFPHQLSGGQQQRMALATALVTRPRLLVLDEPTSALHLGARGAFADLVRELTGEGVAFLVLTHDFALVRDVADEVAVLHEGRLVEAGETREVLTAPVHPVTRALVGARPVSTASAAPSEPMLIARGLTVRAGRRALIEDVDLELPAGSRTALVGSSGAGKTTVARALAGLAVPSAGTVELDGAVLPSRVRRRSTGQLRAIQYVHQDTRASFDEFRPVLGQIADTARRLRGLDGTAARAEALDVVRALGVEAVVDRRPGSLSGGQLQRCALARALLARPRLLVCDEVTSALDPVTAADVLGLVAEVAARWGTALLMIGHDRAATDAVTDRTVLIEDGRLR; this is translated from the coding sequence GTGAACGCGCTCGACCTGACGGAGGCGTCCGCGCACGCGGGTGAGGCGGTCCTGCTGGACGGGATCACGCTGGGCCTGCGGCCGGGCCGGGTGGTGGCCGTCGTAGGCGGGTCGGGCGCGGGGAAGACCACGCTCGGGCTGGCCGCGCTGGGGCAGTCGCGGCCCGGCGTCCGGCTGACCGGGTCGGTGCGGCTGGGTGGTGCGGAGTTGCTCGTATCGTCCACAGTGGACCTCAGGCGGGCGAGAGCGGGCGTCGTCGGGCATCTGCCGCAGCAGCCGTCCGCCGTGCTGGATCCGGGGCGCCGCTGCGGATCCGTGCTCACCGAGCTGGCCGCGCTGCGTGTCAGGGGGCGGGCTGCGCGCGTAGCGGCGGGACGCGCCGCGCTCGATGCGGCCGGACTGGATGCCGGGCTATGGCGACGGTTCCCGCACCAGCTTTCCGGCGGCCAGCAGCAGCGGATGGCACTGGCGACCGCGCTGGTGACGCGGCCGCGCCTGCTGGTGCTGGACGAACCCACGAGCGCTCTGCACCTCGGGGCCCGCGGCGCGTTCGCCGATTTGGTCCGCGAGCTCACGGGTGAGGGTGTCGCGTTTTTGGTGCTGACACACGATTTCGCGCTCGTCCGCGACGTTGCCGACGAGGTCGCGGTGCTCCACGAAGGACGGTTGGTGGAGGCGGGGGAGACCCGCGAGGTGCTGACCGCGCCGGTCCATCCGGTGACGCGGGCGCTCGTCGGCGCTCGGCCCGTTTCCACCGCGAGCGCCGCGCCATCGGAACCGATGCTGATCGCGCGCGGGCTCACCGTGCGCGCGGGGCGCAGGGCACTGATCGAGGACGTGGATCTCGAGCTCCCCGCCGGGAGCAGGACCGCGCTCGTCGGCTCGTCCGGCGCGGGCAAGACCACGGTGGCCCGCGCGCTCGCCGGCCTCGCCGTGCCGTCCGCGGGGACCGTCGAACTCGACGGCGCCGTGCTGCCGTCGCGCGTCCGGCGTCGTTCGACAGGCCAGCTGCGCGCGATCCAGTACGTCCACCAGGACACACGCGCCTCGTTCGACGAGTTCCGCCCGGTGCTGGGGCAGATCGCGGACACGGCGCGACGCCTGCGCGGCCTGGACGGAACCGCGGCGAGGGCGGAAGCGCTGGACGTCGTGCGCGCGCTCGGCGTCGAGGCCGTTGTCGATCGGAGGCCGGGTTCCTTGTCGGGAGGGCAACTGCAGCGGTGCGCGCTCGCGCGTGCACTCCTCGCGCGGCCCCGGCTCCTCGTCTGCGACGAAGTGACTTCGGCACTGGACCCGGTGACCGCCGCCGACGTGCTGGGGCTGGTGGCCGAAGTGGCGGCGCGGTGGGGGACGGCGTTGCTGATGATCGGGCACGACCGCGCGGCAACCGACGCCGTGACCGATCGGACGGTGCTGATCGAGGACGGCCGCCTGCGGTGA
- a CDS encoding ABC transporter permease, translated as MLGWVLLVVPLAVALGGPLFAGETGSVAAPLLPPGPEHPLGTDVLGRDGLAVVLSGGAGLLGLTVAALVLAYLAGVPLGLFAAARRGLADEAVMRTLDVVLAFPSLLVLMVLAATGHRGPLVLVLAVAVVQLPAVTRLVRAAALAPGCRVAVETLHLQGQSWWRVQLGYVARHVAGPVVTDAGTRLGLVLALLASANFLGLGLPPDSPDWAVVIERNTEALYSQPSIVLVPAGLLMALCAGTNLVADQMLARQRVAS; from the coding sequence ATCCTCGGCTGGGTGCTCCTCGTGGTGCCGCTCGCCGTCGCGCTCGGCGGCCCGCTGTTCGCGGGCGAAACGGGTTCGGTCGCCGCGCCGCTGCTCCCACCGGGACCGGAACACCCGCTGGGCACCGACGTGCTCGGCAGGGACGGGCTCGCGGTCGTCCTTTCGGGCGGGGCCGGGTTGCTCGGGCTGACGGTGGCCGCGCTCGTGCTGGCCTACCTGGCGGGGGTGCCGCTGGGCCTGTTCGCCGCCGCGCGCCGCGGGCTCGCCGACGAGGCGGTCATGCGGACGCTGGACGTGGTGCTGGCGTTCCCGTCGCTGCTGGTGCTCATGGTGCTCGCGGCGACGGGGCACCGCGGCCCGCTCGTGCTGGTGCTCGCGGTCGCCGTCGTCCAGCTGCCCGCGGTGACGCGGCTGGTGCGCGCCGCCGCGCTGGCGCCGGGGTGCCGGGTCGCGGTGGAAACACTGCACCTGCAGGGGCAGTCGTGGTGGCGCGTGCAGCTCGGGTACGTGGCGCGGCACGTCGCGGGCCCGGTGGTGACGGACGCGGGCACCCGGCTCGGACTGGTGCTCGCCCTGCTGGCGTCCGCGAACTTCCTCGGCCTCGGCCTGCCGCCGGATTCCCCCGACTGGGCCGTGGTCATCGAGCGGAACACCGAGGCGCTGTACTCCCAGCCGTCGATCGTGCTGGTGCCTGCCGGACTGCTGATGGCGTTGTGCGCCGGGACGAACCTCGTGGCGGACCAGATGCTCGCGCGGCAGCGAGTGGCGTCGTGA
- a CDS encoding ABC transporter permease: MLGYPARRLGFALVQAAVVLVASFGLTALLPGDAASVVLNDQATAEQIAVVRHQLGLDQPLLDRFGHWLTGLFSGDLGRSLVTGTPVADELGRRFAATALLAGLTVVVLVPLALLTGVLSGLREGSRVDRVLTAFSVVLHAVPEFVLGMVLLAVFAVHTGLLPATAAGLGGPDLLARPEVLVLPVAVLVARQLCDLARQIRIGVAGQTAGEVAEHLRLLGLRERTVVLRHVLPGALAPAVQQLARAVEGLLTGAVIVESLFAVTGLGTGFVEAVQNRDIPQVQGYVLVFAGVVVLGNTAADLVAHRLTPGRERVAW, from the coding sequence GTGCTCGGTTACCCGGCGCGGCGCCTCGGGTTCGCGCTGGTGCAGGCGGCGGTCGTCCTGGTGGCGTCGTTCGGGTTGACGGCGCTGTTGCCGGGCGACGCGGCTTCGGTGGTGCTGAACGATCAGGCCACCGCCGAGCAGATCGCGGTCGTCCGGCACCAGCTCGGCCTCGACCAGCCGCTGCTCGACCGCTTCGGGCACTGGCTCACCGGCCTGTTTTCCGGCGATCTCGGGCGCTCGCTGGTCACCGGAACGCCGGTCGCCGACGAACTGGGCAGGCGGTTCGCCGCCACCGCGCTGCTGGCCGGGCTCACGGTCGTCGTACTGGTGCCGCTGGCGCTGCTCACCGGTGTCCTCAGTGGACTGAGGGAAGGGTCCAGGGTGGACCGCGTGCTGACCGCGTTCTCGGTGGTCCTGCACGCGGTGCCGGAGTTCGTGCTGGGCATGGTGCTGCTGGCCGTGTTCGCCGTCCACACGGGACTGCTCCCCGCGACGGCAGCGGGTCTGGGCGGGCCGGATCTCCTTGCCAGGCCGGAGGTTCTCGTGCTCCCGGTCGCGGTGCTGGTGGCGCGGCAGCTGTGCGATCTCGCCCGGCAGATCCGGATCGGGGTGGCCGGGCAGACCGCGGGCGAGGTCGCGGAACACCTGCGGCTGCTGGGCCTTCGCGAGCGGACCGTGGTGCTGCGGCACGTGCTGCCCGGCGCGCTGGCGCCCGCGGTCCAGCAGCTCGCGCGCGCGGTCGAGGGCCTGCTGACCGGTGCGGTGATCGTCGAATCGCTGTTCGCCGTGACCGGTCTCGGCACCGGGTTCGTCGAAGCGGTGCAGAACCGCGACATCCCGCAGGTGCAGGGGTACGTGCTGGTGTTCGCGGGGGTGGTCGTGCTCGGCAACACCGCCGCCGACCTCGTCGCGCACCGGCTCACCCCGGGACGGGAGCGGGTCGCGTGGTGA
- a CDS encoding ABC transporter substrate-binding protein translates to MVRTGFTRRRLLAGALGAAALAPLAACGGAGSAAPNRLRVAFAAGGSKETLDPALVSLFVDQARSKALFDTLVAYQADTSLRPRLAESWESDATGSRWRIRLRQASFHDGRQVTADDVLYSLRRVADPALASSSRQYFAKVDFGASKAVSPTELVLVLTAPDFEFPAGLGAPGTEIVPAGTTSFTAPVGSGPFRFVSFTPGGPALFRKWDGYWEGAPGLEELEFVPVENEAARVNALLSGQVDYAHDLAASTAARLAKESEVWLGEAKLTTMQGMALRLSQPPFSDPRLVSAVLSGVDREALNRVALAGRGEVGNDLFGKGLRGYAADIPQRSRDVDRARALVREAGAEGLAFALETSDVDPCFATAATLISQQLKEIGLTATPNTRAASTYFTETRTKGVAALTRTATLPVATFLNQRFRTGGSNNVTGFASAEFDALMDRAAATADETARLGLLGEAQRIAHDRGGLLAWGFSTWTIAAAKRVSGLVTAPPNTFDWARFDRVRLS, encoded by the coding sequence ATGGTGCGCACTGGATTCACCCGTCGGCGGCTGCTCGCGGGCGCGCTCGGCGCCGCGGCGCTCGCCCCGTTGGCCGCGTGCGGAGGAGCCGGGTCCGCGGCCCCGAATCGGTTGCGCGTCGCGTTCGCGGCGGGCGGTTCGAAGGAGACGCTCGATCCGGCACTGGTGTCGCTGTTCGTGGACCAGGCGCGGTCGAAGGCGCTGTTCGACACCCTCGTCGCCTACCAGGCCGACACGTCGCTGCGCCCCCGGCTGGCCGAATCGTGGGAAAGCGATGCGACGGGCTCGCGCTGGCGCATCCGGTTGCGGCAGGCGTCGTTCCACGACGGCAGGCAGGTCACCGCCGACGACGTGCTGTACAGCCTGCGCCGCGTCGCCGATCCCGCGCTCGCTTCGTCGTCGCGGCAGTACTTCGCGAAGGTGGATTTCGGTGCCAGCAAAGCGGTTTCGCCGACCGAGCTGGTGCTGGTGCTGACCGCGCCGGACTTCGAGTTCCCGGCGGGGCTCGGCGCACCGGGAACCGAGATCGTCCCCGCCGGGACCACGTCGTTCACCGCGCCCGTCGGCTCCGGCCCGTTCCGGTTCGTCTCCTTCACACCCGGCGGCCCGGCGTTGTTCCGGAAGTGGGACGGGTACTGGGAAGGCGCGCCGGGGCTCGAAGAGCTGGAGTTCGTGCCGGTGGAAAACGAGGCGGCGCGGGTGAACGCGCTGCTGTCCGGGCAGGTCGACTACGCGCACGACTTGGCGGCGAGCACCGCGGCGAGGCTGGCGAAGGAGAGCGAGGTCTGGCTCGGGGAGGCCAAGCTCACCACCATGCAGGGCATGGCGTTGCGACTCTCGCAGCCGCCGTTCTCCGATCCGCGGCTGGTGTCCGCCGTCCTGTCCGGAGTGGACAGAGAGGCGCTGAACAGGGTCGCGCTCGCCGGGCGGGGAGAAGTCGGCAACGACCTGTTCGGCAAGGGACTGCGCGGGTACGCGGCGGACATTCCGCAGCGCTCGCGGGACGTGGACCGGGCGCGCGCACTGGTGCGCGAGGCGGGCGCCGAGGGGCTGGCGTTCGCACTGGAGACCAGCGATGTGGACCCCTGCTTCGCGACCGCGGCGACGCTGATCTCCCAGCAGCTCAAGGAAATCGGGCTCACCGCCACACCGAACACCCGCGCGGCGAGCACCTACTTCACCGAGACCAGGACGAAGGGCGTCGCCGCGCTCACGCGCACCGCCACGCTGCCGGTCGCGACATTCCTGAACCAGCGCTTCCGCACCGGCGGGTCCAACAACGTCACCGGGTTCGCCTCCGCCGAGTTCGACGCGCTGATGGACCGCGCTGCCGCCACCGCGGACGAAACCGCGCGGCTGGGACTGCTGGGCGAGGCGCAGCGGATCGCGCACGACCGGGGCGGGCTGCTGGCCTGGGGGTTCAGCACCTGGACGATCGCCGCGGCGAAACGGGTGTCCGGGCTGGTCACCGCGCCGCCGAACACCTTCGACTGGGCCCGGTTCGACCGCGTGCGGCTGTCCTGA
- a CDS encoding class I SAM-dependent methyltransferase, which translates to MDQDLAARWVARWDTQQERYIADREERFRVLIDVVEHVTGDAAEPFVLDLGCGPGSTATRLSARLPHARIVGVDSDPFLLALARASRPEAAKIDYRLLDLAEDRWHDPAVRGRELDAAVSTTALHWLPPERLAVVYRDLAEVMRPGGVLVNGDHFYDEQPGIRALTAAVKERRATRAGVDGNEDWKSWWAAAAEDPALRAIFSDAELRGTSTGYGNRLSQQAHAKMLLDAGFREVGMVWQYGDDYVLAALR; encoded by the coding sequence GTGGACCAGGATCTGGCGGCACGGTGGGTGGCGCGGTGGGACACCCAGCAGGAGCGCTACATCGCCGACCGTGAGGAACGCTTCCGCGTCCTCATCGACGTCGTGGAGCACGTCACCGGCGATGCGGCCGAACCCTTCGTGCTCGATCTCGGCTGCGGGCCGGGGTCGACGGCGACCCGGCTGAGCGCACGGCTTCCGCACGCGCGGATCGTCGGCGTCGACAGCGACCCGTTCCTGCTGGCGCTCGCGCGCGCCAGCCGTCCCGAAGCCGCGAAGATCGACTACCGGCTGCTGGACCTCGCCGAAGACCGCTGGCACGATCCCGCGGTCCGCGGCCGCGAACTCGACGCCGCCGTCTCCACCACCGCGCTGCACTGGCTGCCGCCCGAGCGGCTCGCCGTCGTCTACCGGGACCTCGCCGAGGTCATGCGGCCCGGCGGCGTCCTGGTCAACGGCGACCACTTCTACGACGAGCAGCCGGGAATCCGCGCGCTGACCGCCGCGGTCAAGGAGCGCAGGGCCACCCGCGCCGGGGTGGACGGCAACGAGGACTGGAAGAGCTGGTGGGCGGCCGCCGCCGAGGACCCCGCGCTCCGCGCGATCTTCAGCGACGCCGAGCTCCGCGGCACCTCGACCGGCTACGGCAACCGGCTCAGCCAGCAGGCGCACGCGAAGATGCTGCTGGACGCGGGTTTCCGCGAGGTGGGCATGGTCTGGCAGTACGGCGACGACTACGTGCTCGCCGCACTGCGCTGA
- a CDS encoding IclR family transcriptional regulator, with protein sequence MTGGSVEDNQAPPGTQAIGRALSVLKLLADADGELPVARIAASLGLSSGTANRVVRALQAGGLVAHNPRTDSFYLGTGTILLGQSAQRGFGLDRALPVLEQLGAETEESVNLTVRDGDESVVMLRVQSTLPLRFEQHTGARFPLYATASGKAILAYSPDAERYLEALPDDLPPLTERTLATPGQLADQLAQVRRRGYSLDEEENVAGVRCVGAPVLDSDQRAQAALVLQVPTVRMPPARVRELGALVITAAKEIAQFVPIDRFLSR encoded by the coding sequence GTGACCGGGGGCAGCGTCGAGGACAACCAGGCCCCGCCCGGTACGCAGGCGATCGGCCGGGCGCTGAGCGTGCTCAAGCTGCTCGCCGACGCCGACGGCGAACTTCCCGTCGCCCGCATCGCCGCCTCGCTCGGCCTGTCGTCGGGGACCGCGAACCGCGTGGTGCGCGCGCTGCAGGCGGGCGGGCTGGTCGCGCACAACCCGCGCACGGACAGTTTCTACCTCGGCACCGGCACCATCCTGCTCGGGCAGTCCGCGCAACGCGGGTTCGGGCTCGACCGCGCACTGCCCGTGCTGGAACAGCTCGGCGCGGAAACCGAGGAATCGGTGAACCTGACCGTCCGCGACGGTGACGAGTCCGTGGTGATGCTGCGGGTGCAGTCCACCCTGCCGCTGCGCTTCGAACAGCACACCGGCGCGCGCTTTCCCTTGTACGCCACCGCTTCCGGCAAGGCGATCCTCGCGTACTCGCCGGACGCGGAACGCTATCTCGAAGCCCTGCCCGATGACCTCCCGCCGTTGACCGAGCGGACGCTGGCCACCCCGGGACAGCTCGCCGACCAGCTCGCCCAGGTACGGCGCCGGGGCTACAGCCTCGACGAGGAGGAGAACGTCGCGGGCGTGCGCTGCGTCGGCGCCCCGGTGCTCGACTCCGACCAGCGCGCGCAGGCAGCGCTCGTGCTGCAGGTGCCGACCGTCCGGATGCCGCCCGCGCGCGTCCGCGAACTCGGGGCGCTCGTCATCACCGCGGCGAAGGAGATCGCCCAGTTCGTGCCGATCGACCGGTTCCTGTCCCGCTGA